CTGTCCAGGGACAGACAGCGGTAAACTCTTCGGTCTCATAGACGACCTCGGTTGCTGAGCCAGGATAGGCAAATGGTATAGCCTCAAGTACTTCGGTATCAATAGCCCTTTCCGGTTGAATATCAAACCTGCGTGCCGCGTATTTGTCGATGTCCATTTTAGACCCCTACAAGGCTCTGGTGCGCCAGTAGCCGATGAGCCGGCCTGCAAGACAGCACCAGGCCCTAGTGCATTTTATCAATCGGTTCGGGAATCCACAAATATTGATGGGGTGAGATTCTCTCACAATTGCCTTCCCGAGACTCCCTCCACATTATTGCCCCACAGACACTCAGCATCACCCCAAAGATTACGCTGCTGCGTAGAAAACGACAAACTCGATGATTGTCGTAAAATGATTCCCCACATTACGAGGCCTATTAACGCAATCAAGGAGGGTGGCCCAGACAGAAACATAGCAGACAGGAAAAGCTGCTTTTGTGGATTCTTAGGCGAGAACTGTCCTAAGAATCAAATAGCTGGCAGTCAATCATTAGAAGGTTGAATCACTTCAGCCACTTACTGGCAGATGTGCCATTGATGCTAATGGTGCTGTGGGCCACGCTTTCCCTCACAAATCCAGGAGTGATGTCAGGACAATCCTTCAGGTCACTGGGCAACTCATCCCCTAAAAGGTAAGGGAGAAACGGTTTTGCGCCCTCGTGGAATAGGGCCTCAAGATCAGACATTTCAAAATCTGGCTGTAATTCTATGGAGACACAGAACACCTCGCCTGCCCACTTTAACAGATCGCCCAGCTTCGGAGGTTTAGGGTGAGTGAGCCAGAACTTGCCTGGCTCTGTCGTATTCACAATAAAATCGACTACTACATCAATGGGCACCAGATTGAGCCTGGCATCCGGGAGGCCCCTGACCCTGAATCTAGGCTCTGCCATAGGCAATCGAAGCGTGCCATCCAGACGTCTTTTCACCACCTCTTCGCGGTCATGAAGCACACATATCCCATGGGTAAGCAGATACGGTGCCTCCGTCGAAGCCTTGCCAGGGTTTTTGAGACTCGGGATAAGAATGCCAATCTTAAAGATTGTTTTCCTCTCAATCCCACAGGACTCCACAAGTTGCTCGGCCGCTTTCTTCGACTTCTCGTAGGCATTCCTGCCTTTTTCAGTATAGGCTGTGCCTGCGTAGAAGAGGTGGGACACTGAGTTTTGCTCACAGAAGCGGATAACGTTGGCAGTACCGTTATAGTTTGTTGCCCATACCCTATCGTCACTCTTGGTGCCCAAGTTAATATCGGCAGCCAGGTGATAGACTGCATCTACCTTCATCGGCCCTTCAATACCAAGATCATCCTGAACAATATCCCCCTGAATGATATCGCAGTCAGGGAACAGCCCCTTAGCCTTGGCCACATCACGAACCAGCAATTTGAGACGATTACCTCTTTCCAGGAAACGAGGTACTACCTCTCTCCCAAGTTGACCTGTAGCCCCTGTAACCAATATATCCATTTCTTCTACCTCTAGGACTTTCTGTCAGAAGACTTCCAAAATATGGATGGCTGGCCAGTCAACCAAATGTGACTCAAACCGCAGAGTCACATTCCCCCCCTCATAGATTGTCTGCCAGCCACTTGTTCTATAACATCAAAAGGGAAGTCATTTATGACAGATTTCTCTACTTTTGTCAACTTCCATTCGGAGGAACGTAACGTTCAGGGCAAGGCTGATAGTCTGGAGGCCACAATCTGGATAGAGTCCCGGTAAGGCATTTGGGAGATGGTTTCAGAGTGTGAACTTGAAGGTCTACAAATGGCCCAGAGTTGTCCTTGCCC
The DNA window shown above is from Chloroflexota bacterium and carries:
- a CDS encoding SDR family oxidoreductase; amino-acid sequence: MDILVTGATGQLGREVVPRFLERGNRLKLLVRDVAKAKGLFPDCDIIQGDIVQDDLGIEGPMKVDAVYHLAADINLGTKSDDRVWATNYNGTANVIRFCEQNSVSHLFYAGTAYTEKGRNAYEKSKKAAEQLVESCGIERKTIFKIGILIPSLKNPGKASTEAPYLLTHGICVLHDREEVVKRRLDGTLRLPMAEPRFRVRGLPDARLNLVPIDVVVDFIVNTTEPGKFWLTHPKPPKLGDLLKWAGEVFCVSIELQPDFEMSDLEALFHEGAKPFLPYLLGDELPSDLKDCPDITPGFVRESVAHSTISINGTSASKWLK